A window of Primulina huaijiensis isolate GDHJ02 chromosome 9, ASM1229523v2, whole genome shotgun sequence contains these coding sequences:
- the LOC140984967 gene encoding E3 ubiquitin-protein ligase RMA1H1 isoform X1: MTDLLNTPEIRRAAETAIQETAAQSDMDEDIIPLEKCQSLSGTNTSRDFDCNICLDLVQDPVVTLCGHLYCWPCLYRWINSRDENGDRKQSKCPVCKTEVSQKTLIPLYGRGQTSDYSQNEVNILNIPRRPTMCTATSHSYPIGNPRYTQQPSEFVHRVPSRMFGETQLVDPMIGMLGEMLFARMSGNSETTLYPYPNSYHLAHSSSPRLRRHVMQADLSLSRLCLFLFCCVILCLLLF; the protein is encoded by the coding sequence ATGACAGATTTGTTGAACACACCCGAGATTCGTAGAGCTGCCGAAACGGCTATCCAAGAAACTGCAGCTCAAAGTGATATGGATGAAGATATCATTCCCCTGGAGAAGTGCCAATCCTTGTCCGGAACCAACACATCCAGGGACTTCGACTGCAACATCTGCCTCGACCTCGTGCAAGATCCTGTGGTCACATTATGCGGGCATCTATACTGTTGGCCTTGTCTTTACAGATGGATTAATTCTCGTGATGAAAATGGTGATCGCAAACAATCAAAGTGTCCCGTTTGCAAGACAGAGGTGTCGCAGAAGACCTTAATCCCCCTCTATGGTCGAGGGCAAACCTCGGACTACTCTCAAAACGAGGTCAATATTCTTAATATCCCACGAAGACCTACCATGTGTACAGCAACTAGTCACTCATATCCCATTGGAAATCCAAGATATACACAGCAGCCATCAGAATTTGTGCACCGAGTGCCATCACGTATGTTTGGCGAGACGCAACTGGTTGATCCGATGATCGGGATGCTTGGGGAAATGCTTTTTGCTCGGATGTCTGGGAATTCGGAGACGACTTTGTACCCTTATCCAAACTCTTATCATTTAGCACATAGCAGTAGTCCTAGGTTAAGAAGGCACGTGATGCAAGCCGATTTATCCCTTAGTAGGCTATGCTTGTTCCTCTTCTGTTGTGTAATCTTATGCCTACTTTTGTTTTAA
- the LOC140984967 gene encoding E3 ubiquitin-protein ligase RMA1H1 isoform X2 — protein MDEDIIPLEKCQSLSGTNTSRDFDCNICLDLVQDPVVTLCGHLYCWPCLYRWINSRDENGDRKQSKCPVCKTEVSQKTLIPLYGRGQTSDYSQNEVNILNIPRRPTMCTATSHSYPIGNPRYTQQPSEFVHRVPSRMFGETQLVDPMIGMLGEMLFARMSGNSETTLYPYPNSYHLAHSSSPRLRRHVMQADLSLSRLCLFLFCCVILCLLLF, from the coding sequence ATGGATGAAGATATCATTCCCCTGGAGAAGTGCCAATCCTTGTCCGGAACCAACACATCCAGGGACTTCGACTGCAACATCTGCCTCGACCTCGTGCAAGATCCTGTGGTCACATTATGCGGGCATCTATACTGTTGGCCTTGTCTTTACAGATGGATTAATTCTCGTGATGAAAATGGTGATCGCAAACAATCAAAGTGTCCCGTTTGCAAGACAGAGGTGTCGCAGAAGACCTTAATCCCCCTCTATGGTCGAGGGCAAACCTCGGACTACTCTCAAAACGAGGTCAATATTCTTAATATCCCACGAAGACCTACCATGTGTACAGCAACTAGTCACTCATATCCCATTGGAAATCCAAGATATACACAGCAGCCATCAGAATTTGTGCACCGAGTGCCATCACGTATGTTTGGCGAGACGCAACTGGTTGATCCGATGATCGGGATGCTTGGGGAAATGCTTTTTGCTCGGATGTCTGGGAATTCGGAGACGACTTTGTACCCTTATCCAAACTCTTATCATTTAGCACATAGCAGTAGTCCTAGGTTAAGAAGGCACGTGATGCAAGCCGATTTATCCCTTAGTAGGCTATGCTTGTTCCTCTTCTGTTGTGTAATCTTATGCCTACTTTTGTTTTAA